A portion of the Corticium candelabrum chromosome 5, ooCorCand1.1, whole genome shotgun sequence genome contains these proteins:
- the LOC134180396 gene encoding uncharacterized protein LOC134180396 isoform X3: MYPSTTSRDGHPMGVITIKFVFEVHNKRFIVSVRRTLGFIFLLFLTTIHSARNSQSFTSGSSHSQFSIRCHGRYVEFSCLPTVANTKEGSNERQMTLFVRLGRAMSSDRFTDSSALLIARIPFIYYTSPSF; this comes from the exons ATGTATCCGAGTACGACATCACGCG ATGGCCATCCAATGGGTGTCATTACCATCAAATTTGTCTTCGAGGTTCACAACAAGAGATTTATCGTTAGTGTGCGCAG GACACTTGGCTtcatttttcttctttttcttacTACTATCCACAGTGCCAGGAATTCTCAATCGTTTACCAGCGGGAGCAGTCATTCTCAATTCTCAATTCGATGCCATGGCAGGTACGTCGAATTTTCTTGCCTGCCAACTGTGGCCAACACCAAGGAGGGTTCCAACGAGAGGCAAATGACCCTGTTCGTCCGTCTTGGTCGCGCCATGTCTTCTGACAGATTTACTGACAGCTCGGCTCTGCTGATAGCCCGAATCCCATTTATATATTACACTAGTCCGAGTTTTTAA
- the LOC134180396 gene encoding uncharacterized protein LOC134180396 isoform X5, with amino-acid sequence MYPSTTSRGSPDMEGIVVGGTLEEMSKTIGKVFERSIFEQLQWNSKEDGPSYQENMSSSSRTDLRLSLGDGMKKNKGKTKVKWQDKKIKTGSSIVRHGRKNVEKRIRRICRE; translated from the exons ATGTATCCGAGTACGACATCACGCG GAAGCCCCGACATGGAGGGCATAGTAGTGGGTGGAACGTTGGAAGAAATGAGTAAAACGATAGGAAAAGTTTTTGAGCGTTCCATTTTTGAGCAGTTACAATGGAACAGCAAGGAAGACGGTCCGTCTTACCAAGAGAATATGAGCAGTAGCAGTCGAACTGATTTGAGGTTGTCACTTGGTGACGGAATGAAGAAAAATAAAGGAAAGACAAAAGTCAAGTGGCAAGACAAGAAAATCAAGACAGGAAG TAGTATTGTCCGACATGGCAGAAAGAATGTTGAGAAGAGGATTAGAAGAATATGTCGTGAATGA
- the LOC134180396 gene encoding uncharacterized protein LOC134180396 isoform X4: METLCVSTSAYLPYLGSPDMEGIVVGGTLEEMSKTIGKVFERSIFEQLQWNSKEDGPSYQENMSSSSRTDLRLSLGDGMKKNKGKTKVKWQDKKIKTGSSIVRHGRKNVEKRIRRICRE, translated from the exons ATGGAgacgttgtgtgtgtccacgtCTGCGTATTTACCTTATTTAG GAAGCCCCGACATGGAGGGCATAGTAGTGGGTGGAACGTTGGAAGAAATGAGTAAAACGATAGGAAAAGTTTTTGAGCGTTCCATTTTTGAGCAGTTACAATGGAACAGCAAGGAAGACGGTCCGTCTTACCAAGAGAATATGAGCAGTAGCAGTCGAACTGATTTGAGGTTGTCACTTGGTGACGGAATGAAGAAAAATAAAGGAAAGACAAAAGTCAAGTGGCAAGACAAGAAAATCAAGACAGGAAG TAGTATTGTCCGACATGGCAGAAAGAATGTTGAGAAGAGGATTAGAAGAATATGTCGTGAATGA
- the LOC134180396 gene encoding uncharacterized protein LOC134180396 isoform X1: MEECIRVRHHAMAIQWVSLPSNLSSRTLCSWLHRDSSITDQSESWSTVSRTLGFIFLLFLTTIHSARNSQSFTSGSSHSQFSIRCHGRYVEFSCLPTVANTKEGSNERQMTLFVRLGRAMSSDRFTDSSALLIARIPFIYYTSPSF; the protein is encoded by the exons ATGGAAGAATGTATCCGAGTACGACATCACGCG ATGGCCATCCAATGGGTGTCATTACCATCAAATTTGTCTTCGAG GACACTCTGTAGTTGGCTACACCGCGATTCGTCCATAACTGATCAATCTGAAAGTTGGTCAACGGTTTCTAGGACACTTGGCTtcatttttcttctttttcttacTACTATCCACAGTGCCAGGAATTCTCAATCGTTTACCAGCGGGAGCAGTCATTCTCAATTCTCAATTCGATGCCATGGCAGGTACGTCGAATTTTCTTGCCTGCCAACTGTGGCCAACACCAAGGAGGGTTCCAACGAGAGGCAAATGACCCTGTTCGTCCGTCTTGGTCGCGCCATGTCTTCTGACAGATTTACTGACAGCTCGGCTCTGCTGATAGCCCGAATCCCATTTATATATTACACTAGTCCGAGTTTTTAA
- the LOC134180396 gene encoding uncharacterized protein LOC134180396 isoform X2 — translation MEECIRVRHHAVTTVLYGHPMGVITIKFVFEVHNKRFIVSVRRTLGFIFLLFLTTIHSARNSQSFTSGSSHSQFSIRCHGRYVEFSCLPTVANTKEGSNERQMTLFVRLGRAMSSDRFTDSSALLIARIPFIYYTSPSF, via the exons ATGGAAGAATGTATCCGAGTACGACATCACGCGGTAACTACAGTTCTTT ATGGCCATCCAATGGGTGTCATTACCATCAAATTTGTCTTCGAGGTTCACAACAAGAGATTTATCGTTAGTGTGCGCAG GACACTTGGCTtcatttttcttctttttcttacTACTATCCACAGTGCCAGGAATTCTCAATCGTTTACCAGCGGGAGCAGTCATTCTCAATTCTCAATTCGATGCCATGGCAGGTACGTCGAATTTTCTTGCCTGCCAACTGTGGCCAACACCAAGGAGGGTTCCAACGAGAGGCAAATGACCCTGTTCGTCCGTCTTGGTCGCGCCATGTCTTCTGACAGATTTACTGACAGCTCGGCTCTGCTGATAGCCCGAATCCCATTTATATATTACACTAGTCCGAGTTTTTAA
- the LOC134180395 gene encoding uncharacterized protein LOC134180395, producing MRDVVYLFISWLSLSGGTSSMVHSRAVSSDSTGTLNNKWNLVKDRHRQAEKNFIGAEVKPQLNQSSSDPNTDGIAHDSGLSSGRPVKLQSSASNRQSVFSFKPICSPEFYVVTLSHGTCTRKVVTKMCYGHCTSYTVPAKRGRTGFQSDKEALHGLTNVCNCCASLPNSRTSRRYDVICFIAGRKSKKSFHVPHVNRCNCRPCYVP from the exons ATGAGGgatgttgtttatttgttcatCAGTTGGTTATCGCTTAGTGGTGGCACAAGTTCTATGGTTCATAGCAGAGCAGTCTCCTCTGATTCTACTGGAACTCTTAACAACAAGTGGAACCTCGTCAAAGACAGACATCGGCAGGCAGAAAAAAACTTTATCGGTGCCGAGGTAAAACCACAGTTGAATCAGAGCTCGAGTGATCCCAACACGGACGGCATCGCACACGATTCCGGATTATCGAGCGGAAGGCCTGTCAAGTTACAATCGTCCGCCTCGAATAGACAATCAGTGTTCTCGTTCAAACCGATCTGCTCTCCCGAGTTCTACGTCGTCACGTTATCCCACGGTACCTGTACTCGTAAAGTAGTCACCAAG ATGTGTTACGGTCACTGTACGAGCTACACGGTGCCAGCAAAACGCGGCCGGACGGGATTTCAATCGGACAAGGAGGCTCTGCATGGCCTCACTAACGTGTGCAACTGCTGTGCATCACTGCCCAATAGTAGAACAAGCAGACGATACGACGTGATCTGCTTCATTGCCGGACGGAAATCCAAGAAGTCGTTTCACGTTCCGCACGTAAACAGGTGCAACTGCAGACCTTGCTATGTACCTTGA